A window from Vibrio cortegadensis encodes these proteins:
- the arcA gene encoding two-component system response regulator ArcA, with protein sequence MQTPQILIVEDEQVTRNTLKSIFEAEGYAVFEASDGEEMHQVLSDNQINLVIMDINLPGKNGLLLARELREQANVALMFLTGRDNEVDKILGLEIGADDYITKPFNPRELTIRARNLLNRSMSANTVQEEKRSVEKYEFNGWILDINSRSLVSPDGEGYKLPRSEFRALLHFCENPGKIQTRADLLKKMTGRELKPHDRTVDVTIRRIRKHFESISGTPEIIATIHGEGYRFCGDLEE encoded by the coding sequence ATGCAAACCCCGCAGATTCTTATCGTTGAAGATGAGCAAGTAACTCGTAACACTCTTAAGAGCATTTTTGAAGCAGAAGGATATGCTGTTTTTGAGGCTAGTGATGGTGAAGAGATGCACCAAGTGTTATCTGACAATCAAATTAATTTGGTTATCATGGATATCAACTTACCTGGCAAAAACGGTCTATTACTCGCTCGTGAACTCCGTGAACAAGCAAATGTAGCGTTAATGTTCTTAACGGGTCGTGATAACGAAGTCGACAAGATCCTTGGTCTTGAAATTGGTGCTGATGATTACATCACTAAACCATTCAACCCACGTGAATTAACTATCCGTGCGCGTAACCTATTGAACCGCTCTATGAGTGCTAACACAGTTCAAGAAGAGAAACGTAGCGTAGAGAAGTATGAGTTCAACGGTTGGATCCTAGATATCAATAGCCGCTCTCTAGTAAGCCCTGACGGCGAAGGCTACAAACTGCCTCGTTCTGAATTCCGCGCATTGCTGCACTTCTGTGAGAACCCTGGAAAAATCCAAACTCGCGCAGACTTACTGAAGAAAATGACAGGCCGTGAGCTAAAACCACACGATCGTACTGTTGATGTAACGATCCGTCGTATCCGTAAGCACTTCGAATCTATTTCAGGTACTCCTGAAATCATTGCAACGATTCACGGTGAAGGTTACCGTTTCTGTGGCGATCTAGAAGAATAG
- a CDS encoding putative 4-hydroxy-4-methyl-2-oxoglutarate aldolase: MKDITPDICDQYEDKVTLLNLPLQNFGQRDAFWGEIVTVRCYHDNSKVRDILDQNGKGKVLFVDGNGSCQKALLGDQLAIKAIENHWEGIIVYGAVRDVAMLSQMDLGIKALGSCPFKTEKRGAGDTQVTLTIQNQLIQPGDYIYSDWNGILTSKDLLSF, encoded by the coding sequence ATGAAAGATATAACCCCTGATATTTGTGATCAGTATGAAGATAAGGTCACACTACTCAACTTACCACTACAAAACTTCGGCCAACGAGATGCCTTTTGGGGCGAGATTGTGACGGTAAGGTGCTATCACGATAATTCAAAAGTTCGCGATATATTAGACCAAAACGGCAAAGGGAAAGTGTTATTTGTTGACGGCAATGGTTCATGCCAAAAAGCGTTACTTGGGGATCAATTAGCGATTAAAGCGATTGAGAATCATTGGGAAGGCATCATTGTTTATGGTGCTGTAAGAGACGTAGCTATGCTCTCTCAAATGGATCTCGGGATTAAAGCGTTAGGTAGTTGCCCATTTAAAACGGAGAAGCGCGGAGCAGGTGATACGCAGGTGACGCTGACGATACAAAATCAGTTAATTCAACCGGGTGATTATATTTATTCCGACTGGAATGGGATACTCACATCAAAGGATTTACTTTCATTTTAA